The Pseudomonas graminis region GATCGCGCGCCGCGATGATCTCAAGACGGTGCAAGCCGGCGTGAACGACCTCGTCGTGCAGCTCAAGCAAACGTTGGCGAAAGCTGATGCAGCCCATGCCCAGCTCAAGCAGCCGGACGATCTGAAAGCCGTGTATGACAGCGCCTATGATCGCACCGTCAGCGTACCGGCCAACACGCTCCTGACCGTCATGCCGCAAGTCAACGGCACCTTCGAATCGGGCCTGAAAGTGGCGGACTACGTCGACGCTCACAAGGCGCAGATCCAGATCAATGGCTCGGTGGTTCAAGTGACGGACCCCAAGGTGCAGGCTGAATTGAACACGCTGTTGCAGGACCTGAATGCCAAGGCCAAGGTGGTTCAAGACGCGCAGACACGCATGCAGGCCGTGTTGCTGGGGCGTTGAATCCACAACGGACAACGGCGCTCGGCGCAGTAAAGTCACGCTGACGCCTTCCCGGCTAAAGCCGGTCCTGCAACCTGCATGCAGTCAGTAGGACCGCCTTTGGCCGGGAAGCGCCTTGATCCTGCGGCGGAGCGCCACAGGCAAAATCGAGAATTGATTTCCCACCGCCTGTCATATATCCCGTCAGATAACTCGCTTTTCACACGACATGCCCATACTGCCTCCGTCTCTTCAGTTGAAAACGGAGCACGTTATGACCCTGCAATTCAATGTCCGGGATTTCGGCGCTGTGGGTGACGGACATACGTCTGATACCGCAGCCATTCAAGCCGCCATCGATGCTACGGCGAAAGCCGGCGGCGGCGATGTGTATATTCCCG contains the following coding sequences:
- a CDS encoding DUF3053 domain-containing protein — protein: MTVSFSRHWLLALALPLLLTACGSSEPDQRAAFKQFLQTRIIDKPGVHVPTLTPDESKSFGDYTQHYAVITEFNSGMDASTKPLNGFVQKGAFRSLGDVIARRDDLKTVQAGVNDLVVQLKQTLAKADAAHAQLKQPDDLKAVYDSAYDRTVSVPANTLLTVMPQVNGTFESGLKVADYVDAHKAQIQINGSVVQVTDPKVQAELNTLLQDLNAKAKVVQDAQTRMQAVLLGR